Sequence from the Corallococcus soli genome:
CGGGTCCAGCGCTTCCTCACGACGCACATCGATTCCATTGAGAAGCTGGAGGTGCTCCTCCTGCTTCGTGCCCGGACGGACCGGGTATGGACGGCGCCGGCGGTGGCCCTGGAACTGCGAATCACCGAAGCTTCGGCGGCCCGCCGTCTGGCGGAGCTGAAGACGGGAGGGCTCCTTCTCCAGGATGGGGTTTCGGGCGAAGCCTACCGCTTCAGCCCCCTCCAACCCGACGAAGCCCAGTCCGCTTCGGAGCTGGCGGCCGCGTACGCGGCGCGGCGCGTGAGTGTGATTTCGTTCATCTTCTCCCGGCCCATGGACCGGGTGCGCGGATTCGCGGACGCCTTCGTGCTGAAGCCGGACAAGGATGGCAAGGACCATGGCTGAGACGGTCTACATCCTGTGTGCGTTGACGAGCGTGGCGTGCGCGGTGCTGCTCTTGCGCGCGTGGCGGCGCACGCGGATGAAGCTGCTGCTCTACAGCGGGCTGTGCTTCGCCATCTTCGCGGTGAACAACGTGCTGCTCTTCGTGGACCTGGTGCTCATCCCCGCCGGGGACCTGTCGCTGGCGCGCACCGTCACGTCGCTGCTGGGCAGCGGCGTGCTGCTCTACGGCCTCATCTGGGACGTGTCCTGAGGGACGACCGGTCATGCTCAAGACCCTGCTCGATGGCGCGGTGATGATGGCGTACCTGTCGTGCGCCCTGTTC
This genomic interval carries:
- a CDS encoding DUF5985 family protein; this encodes MAETVYILCALTSVACAVLLLRAWRRTRMKLLLYSGLCFAIFAVNNVLLFVDLVLIPAGDLSLARTVTSLLGSGVLLYGLIWDVS